The DNA window GGCGGCAATGGCCGCTATCAGTATGATCTTGCGCGCATCCGCAAGGTAGCGGCGGGAACCGGCTATTCCACCTCGCACGGCGGCGTGGTCGAGGGCGAACGCATGCTGGTGGGCTACATCCACAAGCCGCGCGGCACCGGATCGCGCATGCATTCGCACAAGAACGAGCAGTTCAATCTCGTGGTCAAGGGCACGCTCACCGGCTCGGTCAACGGCAAGCGGGTGCATGCACCCGCGGGCACCTTGATCTACATTCCGGCCAATGCGCCGCACACGCTGGTATCGACCCCGGACGAGGACGTGATCTTCATCGCGATCAAGGACCTGTCGCAGGGCATCATCGGCAAAGCGGTGGACGGAACGATGGCCGGTCCCGTCTACCTCGAGGGCTTCGGCCCGCGCAAGACGACCAAGAAAACCAGGAACGGAAGTTAGGCATATCACGATGGCATTCGAGGAAACGCTGCAGGAGCTGGAGCGCCGGCGCGCCAAGGCGCTGGCCATGGGCGGCCCGGAGAAGGTCGCCAAGCGCAAGGCCGAGGGGCAACTCAACGCGCGCGAACGCATCGACCACCTGATCGACCCGGGCAGCTTCAGCGAGTCCGGCATGTTCGCCACCTCGCACCGGCCCGAAGTTCGCGCGCGTACGCCTGCCGACGGCAAAGTGGCGGGATTCGCGCGCATCGACGGACGCGAGGTCGCCCTGGTCGCCAACGACTTCACCGTGCTGGGCGCCTCCTCCAGCGTGATCAACATGAAGAAGATCAAGCACGTGAAGCAGGTGGCCAACAAGCGCGGGCTGCCGCTGGTGCTGCTCGGCGAGTCGAGCGGTGCACGCATGCCGGACCGCATGGGTGCGGCCGGACGCTCGCTGGTCGCGCAGGACGCGGCCGAATACCAGCGGTTGCGCGAAACGCCGTGGGTATCGGCGTTGCTGGGTCCCTGCTACGGCTCGTCGACCTGGTATGCCGCGATGTCCGACCTCGTCGTCATGCGCAAGGGCTCGACCATGGCCATCGCGAGCGCGCGCGTGACCTCCATGGCGATCAACAAGCCGATCGACCCGGAAGAGCTGGGCGGCTGGCGGGTGCATGCCGAGAAAAGCGGGCTGGTCGACCTGGCGGTGGATACCGACCAGCAGGCGCTCGACGCCGTGCGCCGATTCCTGTCCTACTTGCCGAGCCACAACATGGAGCCGCCGCCGATCGCGCCGGTGCCGCCGGGGTCCGAGGAGGGCTCGCGCAAAATCCTCGACATCCTGCCCGAGTCGCGCAGCAAGGTGTACGACGTGCGCAAGATCATCGACGCCATCGTCGATGTCGGCAGTCAGTTCGAGGTCAAGGCGCGTTTCGGACGCTCGATCGCAACCTCGCTTGCGCGCCTCGACGGCCGCAGCGTGGGCTTCATCGCCAGCAACCCGTTGTACAAGGGGGGTGCGCTCGATGAAGCGGGCGACGAATCGGCGCGCCGGCAGGAAGTGCTCGATGCCATCTCGCAAGACGCCAGTGCGTGGGGGCTCGCCGAGCTGTTTGAGGCGCAGAACGTGATCGATCCGCGCGATACCCGCGCGTTCCTCGTGCGCGCGCTCGAAACTCATCGCCTGCGTCTGAGCGGGGGTGTTGGCAAGCATCTACTGCATAACTGGCCCACGAGTTATTGAGGCAGCAAGCGCCTGAAGCGCGCACATGAACAACGACGCACCGACCCCCAAGGCAGCCGCGCAGGCGGCGAAAGAGCGGGCCGCGCAGGCGGCCAAGGACGGGGCCGCGCAGGCGGCCAAGGACGGGGCCGCGCAGGCGGCCAAGGACGGGGCCGTCCAAACGGCCAGGGCCGCCGCTCGAAACCGGGCAGGCGCGGCCGTGCGGGCAGTCGCATTCGCCGACATCACGGGCTCGAGCAGCCTCTACCAATCGCTCGGCGACCTGCGCGCCATGAGCCTCATCACCCGCTGCCTGGTCGCCATGGAAGAGCAGGTCTACCATCACCGCGGCGAGGTCATCAAGACCATCGGCGAGGAGATGCTGAGCCTTTTTCCCGACGCCAATACGGGAGCGAGCGCCGTCATCGCGATGCAGCAGCGGGTGGAGCATTTCGCCGCCGATGCCGCGCTTCCCTTGAGCCTGCGCATTGGGCTGCACAACGGGCCGCTGATCGAGGAGCGCGGCGATGTATTCGGCGACGGCGTCAATATCGCGGCGCGGCTGGTGAAGCTCGCAGGCCCCGGCCAGATCCTGACCGACGCCGGCAGCCTCGCCGTCATGCGCGCGGGGTTTCGGCGCCGCGCGCGCGCCTTGGACCGGCGCAGGGTGAAGGGGAAAAGCAGCGAGATCGAGCTCGTCGAGCTCGGGTGGCGCCGCCGCTCCGGCGAGCCGTTCACCACTGAGCAGGCAGCCGTGCTGGAAGGCGCGGGCAAGGCGCACATGCTGCTACGCAGCGACGGACACGAGGTCGTGGTCGACAGTGCGCGCAGCACGTTCACCATCGGGCGCGATGCCGTCAACGATCTGCCGGTGGTGAGCCGCAAAGCCTCGCGCCAGCATGCGCGCATCGAATGGCGCCGCGACAAGTTCGTGCTGTTCGATCACAGCACCAACGGTACCTACGTCGTCGTGGAGGGTGAACCGGAGGTGCTGGTCAAGCATGAAGGCTTCGTGCTGCGCGGCCACGGCAAACTCAGCATCGGCGAGCCGGCCGCCGTGCGCAAGCGCGGGATCATCGAGTTCGAGTGCCGCTAAGCTACACATGAGCGAATCGCCTGCCCGCGAGCTGCTGGTGCTGTTCGCCGACATCAGCGGCAGCACGGCGATCTACGAGCAGCTGGGCGATGCGGCCGCGGTCGAGCTGATCCATGGCCTGCTCGGGCGCATGGAAGAGGAGACGTACTTCCACAAGGGCGCGGTCATCAAGTCGATCGGGGACGAGCTGCTGTGCACGTTTCCGGATGTCATATCGGCGCTCGCCGGTGCGACCGCGATGCAGCAGCAGGCGGCGGCGGTGGAGGGTCCCGGCGGGCGCAAGCTCGCGCTGCGCATCGGCATGCACTACGGCCCCGCGCTGGAGGACCGCGGCGACGTGTTCGGCGATGCCGTCAACGTCGCGGCCCGGGTGGTGGAGCTGGCGCGGCCGCGCCAGATTCTCATCACCGACAGCTGCTTCGACAAGATCCCGCTGCTCGGCAGAGGCCGCATTCGCGCCATCGACCGCATGAGCGTGCGCGGCCGCAGTGCCGAGACCACGATCCTGGAAGTGATGTGGCAACGCGGACGCTCGATCACGACCGTGGTACCCCCAATCCAGCGCACGAGCGAGGATGCCGGCAGCGTGGTGCTGCATTACGGTGGGCGCACGTTCACCATCTCGCCGCAGGGCAATCCGTTCCTCATCGGGCGCGACGCGAGTTGT is part of the Betaproteobacteria bacterium genome and encodes:
- a CDS encoding cupin domain-containing protein; the encoded protein is MAATTSASGRRNATPRSQAKPKRPSSDGTKTEGAIRGGNGRYQYDLARIRKVAAGTGYSTSHGGVVEGERMLVGYIHKPRGTGSRMHSHKNEQFNLVVKGTLTGSVNGKRVHAPAGTLIYIPANAPHTLVSTPDEDVIFIAIKDLSQGIIGKAVDGTMAGPVYLEGFGPRKTTKKTRNGS
- a CDS encoding FHA domain-containing protein, with protein sequence MNNDAPTPKAAAQAAKERAAQAAKDGAAQAAKDGAAQAAKDGAVQTARAAARNRAGAAVRAVAFADITGSSSLYQSLGDLRAMSLITRCLVAMEEQVYHHRGEVIKTIGEEMLSLFPDANTGASAVIAMQQRVEHFAADAALPLSLRIGLHNGPLIEERGDVFGDGVNIAARLVKLAGPGQILTDAGSLAVMRAGFRRRARALDRRRVKGKSSEIELVELGWRRRSGEPFTTEQAAVLEGAGKAHMLLRSDGHEVVVDSARSTFTIGRDAVNDLPVVSRKASRQHARIEWRRDKFVLFDHSTNGTYVVVEGEPEVLVKHEGFVLRGHGKLSIGEPAAVRKRGIIEFECR
- a CDS encoding FHA domain-containing protein yields the protein MRASNGAATSSCCSITAPTVPTSSWRVNRRCWSSMKASCCAATANSASASRPPCASAGSSSSSAAKLHMSESPARELLVLFADISGSTAIYEQLGDAAAVELIHGLLGRMEEETYFHKGAVIKSIGDELLCTFPDVISALAGATAMQQQAAAVEGPGGRKLALRIGMHYGPALEDRGDVFGDAVNVAARVVELARPRQILITDSCFDKIPLLGRGRIRAIDRMSVRGRSAETTILEVMWQRGRSITTVVPPIQRTSEDAGSVVLHYGGRTFTISPQGNPFLIGRDASCQLVVATTMASRQHASIGSRRGKFILADSSTNGTFVVPEGGQPIHLRREEFVLQGSGWISFGEQPRAEGEGSVRYEFRPAVRKP